A stretch of DNA from Triticum dicoccoides isolate Atlit2015 ecotype Zavitan chromosome 2A, WEW_v2.0, whole genome shotgun sequence:
tatgttttatggtcatgctcctatggtgaatggtttattctttatgaatctcgaacgtgatactacacatgttcataatgtgagtaccaaaagatgtaagattgataatgatagtcccacatacttgtggcactgccgccttggtcacataggtgtcaaacgcatgaagaagctccatgcagatggacttttagagtctcttgattatgaatcatttgacacgtgcgaaccatgcctcatgggtaagatgaccaagactccgttctcaggaacaatggagcgagcaaccaacttattggaaatcatacatactgatgtgtgcggtccaatgagtgttgaggctcgcggtggctatcgttatgttctcaccctcactgatgacttgagtagatatgggtatatctacttaatgaaacacaagtctgaaacctttgaaaagttcaaggaatttcagagtgaggttgaaaatcaacgtgacaggaaaatcaagtttctacgatcagatcgtggaggagaatacttgagtcacgagtttggcacacacttaagaaaatgtggaatagtttcacaactcacgccgcctggaacacctcagcgtaatggtgtgtccgaacgtcgtaatcgcactctattagatatggtgtgatctatgatgtctcttaccgatttaccgctatctttttgggctatgctttagagactgccgcattcactttaaatagggctccgtcgaaatccgttgagacgacaccgtatgaattatggtttgggaagaaacctaagctgtcgtttctaaaagtttggggatgcgatgcttatgtcaagaaacttcaacctgaaaagctcgaacccaagtcggaaaaatgcgtcttcataggatacccaaaagaaactattgggtacaccttctacctcagatccgaaggcaagatctttgttgccaagaatgggtcctttctagagaaagagtttctctcgaaagaagtaagtgggaggaaagtagagcttgatgaagtattacctcttgaaccggaaaatggcgcaactcaagaaaatgttcctgaggtgcctgcaccgactagagaggaagttaatgataatgatcaaggtacttctgatcaagctcctactgaaattcgaaggtccacaaggacacgttccgcaccagagtggtacggcaaacctgtcttggaaatcatgttgttagacaacggtgaaccttcgaactatgaagaagcgatggcgggcccggattccgacaaatggctagaagccatgaaatccgagataggatccatgtatgaaaatgaagtatggactttgactgacttgcccgttgaacggcgagccatagaaaataaatggatctttaagaagaagacagacgcggatggtaatgtgaccatctataaagctcgacttgtcgctaagggttatcgacaagttcaaggggttgactacgatgagactttctcaccggtagcgaagctgaagtccgtccgaatcatgttagcaattgccgcattctacgattatgagatatggcaaatggacgtcaaaacggcattccttaatggtttccttaaggaagaattgtatatgatgcagccggaaggttttgtcgatcctaagaatgctgacaaagtgtgcaagctccaacgctcgatttatgggctggtgcaagcatctcggagttggaacattcgctttgatgagatgatcaaagcgtttgggtttacgcagacttatggagaagcctgcgtttacaagaaagtgagtgggagctctgtagcatttcttatattatatgtagatgacatactattgatgggaaatgatatagaactcttggacagcatcaaggcctacttgaataagagtttttcaatgaaggaccttggagaagctgcttatatattaggcatgaaaatctatagagatagatcgagatgcctcataggtctttcacaaagcacataccttgataagatattgaagaagttcaatatggatcaatctaagaaggggttcttgcctgtgttacaaggtatggaattgagctcagctcaatgtctgaccacggcagaagatatagaagagatgagtgtcatcccctatgcatcagccataggttctattatgtatgccatgctgtgtaccagacctgatgtaaaccttgccgtaagtttggtaggaaggtaccaaagtaatcccggcaaggaacactggacaacggtcaagaatatcctgaagtacctgaaaaggactaaggaaatgtttctcgtttatggaggtgacgaagatctcgtcgtaaaaggttacgtcgacgctagcttcgacacagatctggatgactctaagtcacaaaccggatacgtgtatattttgaatggtggggcagtaagctggtgcagttgcaagcagagcgtcatggcgggatctacatgtgaagcggagtacatggcagcctcggaggcagcacatgaagcaatttgggtgaaggagttcatcaccgacctaggagtcatacccaatgcgtcggggccgatcaagctcttctgtgacaacactggagctattgctcttgccaaggagcccaggtttcacaagaagacaaggcacatcaagcgtcgcttcaactccattcgtgaaaatgttcaagatggagacatagagatttgtaaagtacatacggacctgaatgtagcggatccgttgactaaacctctccctagagcaaaacatgatcaacaccagaattccatgggtgttcgattcatcacaatgtaactagattattgactctagtgcaagtgggagactgttggaaatatgccctagaggcaataataaaagcattattattatatttccttattcatgataattgtctttattcatgctataattgtgttatccggaaatcgtaatacatgtgtgaatgatagacaccaacatgtccctagtaagcctctagttgactagctcgttgatcgacagatagtcatggtttcctgaatatggacattggatgtcattgataacgagatcacatcattaggagaatgatgtgatggacaagacccaatcctaaacatagcacaagatcgtatagttcgtttgctagagttttccaatgtcaagtatcttttccttagaccatgagatcgtgtaactcctggataccgtaggagtgctttgggtgtgccaaacgtcacaacgtaactgggtgactataaaggtatactacgggtatctccaaaagtgtctgttgggttgacatggatcaagactgggatttgtcactccgtatgacagagaggtatcgctgggcccactcggtaatgcatcatcataatgagctcaaagtgaccaagtgtctggtcacgggatcatgcattacggtacgagtaaagtgacttgccggtaacgagattgaacgaggtattgggataccgacgatcgaatctcgggcaagtaacatatcgattgacaaagggaattgcatacggggttgattgaatcctcgacatcgtggttcatccgatgagatcatcgtggagcatgtggaagccaacatgggtatccagatcccgctgttggttattgaccggagagtcgtctcggtcatgtctgcttgtctcccgaacccgtagggtctacacacttaaggttcggtgacgctagggttgtgaagatatgtatatgcagtaacccgaatgttgttcggggtcccggatgagatcccggacgtcacgaggagttccggaatggtccggaggtaaagaattatatataggaagtgctgttttggccatcgggacaagtttcggggttatcggtattgtaccgggaccaccggaggggtcccgcgggcccaccgggtggggccacctgtcccggagggccacatgggctgtagggggtgcgccttggcctagatgggccaagggcaccagccccaaaagcccatgcgcctagggttccactTAAAGGAAGAGtccaagtggtggaaggcacctctaggtgccttgggggggagggaaacctccccttggctgccgcacctaggagattggatctcctaggctgcgcaccacccccccttggccctcctatatatagtgggggagaggagggacttcatacaccagcccctggcgcctccctctctccccgttacgtctctccttcgtagtataggcgaagccctgctactgtgacgcgctgcatccaccaccacgccgtcgtgctgctggatcttcatcaacctctcctttccccttgctggatcaagaaggaggagacgtctcccgtcccgtacgtgtgttgaacgcggaggtgccgtccgttcggcgcttggtcatcggtgatttggatcacgtcgtgttcgactacatcatcaccgttctttgaacgcttccgcgcgcgatctacaaaggtatgtagatgcatccgatgactcgttgctagatgaactcctagatagatcttggtgaaacgagtaggaaaatttttgttttctgcaacgttccccagcaAACCTGCAAACTTAAATATTCCACAAAGTTCATATATAACAAGCAAGTGCATATCATGATGAACCGTTCAATTTTCTGCATAATGGTTAGTGTGCAATTGTTCCAAAATACCAAGAGGAATCTAATAATAGATATTTTCAGCATGTGAGGGTTCCTTCCTAACCACCTCAACATGTGCACATGTCACCCCAAACAAGCCTCTCAAAGGATTGTTTTTCATAGTAGCAAATGAGAATAAAAATTAGCACGCACGATAAAAGTTTTCTTACCAAATTCAACTTACAAGCGCGTTAcattccccggcaatggcaccagaaaagagttttGATGACCTAAAAATAGAGGGGATAAATTGTaattctttcgataagtaagagtgtcgaacccaatgaagaGCAGAAGAAATTGACAAGTAGTTTTGAGCAAGGTTCCACTACAAATGATGTAAGATAGTTTTGATAGATAATTTGGTAGCAAGATAAATAGTCACGCGATGATAGACGCCAACCGACCGGTCTAATGTTTGGTCGGTCGCCTAGCAGCCCTTGATCCAGTTTGTTAGCAGCCGCACGATAGCCCTTGATTGAGTCAACGCACACACCTTTTTCTGCCCATCTCTGCAGTAAGCAACTCGAGAAAAACAACAACTCTGCTCGACCATCCACCGCGCTAATGACGCCTCCTCCACCCCACCTACCACTATCTCCCGCGCATGCTTCTTCTGCGGCACCGGTCGACTCACCGGCGGCAGCACAACGATCCCTGTGGTCGCTGGTTGCAGCAAAATCAAGGCGTGATTCCAGCAAAAGAATGACATGTTTCCAACAAAACATAACATGATTCCGCAAAAACAATGGCGCTTGTcagagaaaaagccacacaaaaatgcATGGTTCCAACGAAACTAGTGTATGATTCCAACAAAAGAAACCATTGGTTCCAACAAAAACAATGCTTGTCGCCAATGGGTCATAGTAAAAATTATGGTTGGTACTAGCAAAACAAGAAGCCGGTCGCAACAAAAAATGTTGTCATGGTCGTTGGTTCCAGCAATCCAGCACGCAGCCAGTTGTAGTAGCTTTCCAGCCCTGGTGACCCCTGGTCCTAGCAATACGTGCAGCTGGTCCCGACAACGCGTGGCACCGGTTGTAGCATGGCCGCTCGCTAATTGTAGCATGCGCCCTCGTCGACTGAGGAACAAGGGTGTGCCATGACCACGAGGGCCATGGCGCCCTAGCCTCCAACGCTGGCGATCTTGCCTACGAATCAAGCAGGGCGCATGTCTCCCCCCCCCTCGAGCAGCGGCGCTcatggaaaggacatgaagagggtGTGGGTTAGCTAGTTGGAGATGCGCTGGAATAGAAGAGATGTGCTAGCAGATTGGGGAACGAGAAGGAATAAGGCCGTCGTTGCTTGGAACATGAGGCCCATAGGGGGACGCGTGTAACAACCACGCTCTGTCGCATGACGCCCGTAGTGGTGTACGACCGGCCCAACGCGTGTACAAGCCGATGGTGTTTCTTCTAGTTACTAAAATGCTCTTGAGAACACATGGGGATATGGCCAAATTACTTTCACCACGGTTCATTGAGTTAACGTTCATTGCGTAATAGGTGTTGTGTGGGTGGACCAGAGCTAAGGTATTGTCCTAACTTGAACAAATACCTACTGATTATACCCTccatgcaagcatccacaactactagagAAGTAATTAAGATGAATCTAATCACAACATTAAATAGTTGAATCCAAAATCTTGAAAAGATCACTTTGGTTATCCTCGTGGCTACTACTCTTTTTTTCCTCCTTGTTTGTGCATCAACTTGCAACCCTGAAAAGATcactctgtttttttctttttctttaagttTTCTTTGGCCATTTTTCTTTGGTTTTACTCCTTTTCCTTTTTTGGCCGTTTTTTATTCGCGAACTTTTTCTTGAAAATCCacatttttttcaaatccatgttttttttaaaatcatgatttttttgaattcgatttttttaaatcatgtttttttttcaaatttaatgtttttttcaaattcatgaatattttttgaatgcatGATTTTTTTTTCGAATTTAAGATTTTTTTTTGAAGTTTCCATGAACTTTTTTGTGAAAGTTAACAGTCAACAACCTGGTTAGTAGTCCATGGTCGTGGTCAACAATTAACTAGCGACTATTCACAAAAAAAGAACAGTAATCTAGCAACCTTTTTTAGAATTGTTAATTTTCTTTTGAGGGGGTGTTACCAAACTTTATTCAACGGAAATTGATAGTGGCAAGTACATAAAAGCTGGAGAATTGTTAACTAGCGACCTGGGATCGAGGGACGAGCGACCCGAGCGAGCTCGTGCTTAATGGGCCGGCCAAGTAACCTTCTGCATGGGCGCCCGATCCTGGAAACTTTGGGCTTTTCGATCGCTGGTTGTTTTTCCTTGTCGCCGCATGGGCCTGCAGCCCTGGTGAGCGTCGCCGCCGATACCATAAAGCGTGCTATAAccactcaaaaaaataaaaataaaaatacagcGTGCTATAAGCACCTCCGACCACACATCCCCTTTCCTCACTCTCCGCATACAGTGTCTGCGCGAGACGAGCGGCCGACGCACgcgccgtcgcctcgcctccttcCAGATCCGCGGCGAGCCGGGAACGAGGTACCTTCCCGCCGCGCGCGCCACACGCGCACCGCCCTTCCTTCTCTTCTCGTTTGCTATCTGATCTGTTATGTGTGGTTTCTGTGTGTGATGAAGTGTGCCGAATCTTGCCCTAGGGTTCTGATGAAATCGTTGGTCGGGCCTTCTTTGATACGTTTACGGTCGACTAAAGCTGATTGTAAATCCCTAGATAGATTATTGCTGTCGCGTCGTTCTTGATTGATCTGATTTCCGATCTGTAAAACTCTCTGTCACGGTTCTCTAATAAAGAGCTAATGTCTCGTCCCCTCTCCTCAAGTTTTACTGATTTTCTTTTTCTGACCGTCGATTCACAAGTTCCTTGCAAAGAGATGCCCTgattttgagattttaaaaaagcaagaacaacaagctaccctGGCAATTAGAGTACAAGAGAACGGAACTGGTGacaaaaaatcacaaatttgatgCGTTACCACTGGCTGTATCTTGAAAAAGATGGAATCTTTCCTTGATCagaagaagcggatgaatcctttgCAGACCAGAAGAAATATATCATCAGATACGCAGCTAAATTGGAGCCAGGGGTGTTGGAGTGGGGTCGACGTGGTTGCTGCAAGGCCGAGAAGGGTTTGTGTTGTTTGGAGGAGTCAGGAAGTGAGGTTTCTGGAATCCTGTCGGCCTGTCCCACTCACTCCATGCTGAGTGGTTGGAAATACGAGATTGGTTTCGGCAGATAGCTCAGGCCTTGCTCTCCCTGGCCAGTACAGATTGGAGGACGAGAACAAGGCCTGAGCCCGACGGTTTTTTAGACTCGTGATGAAAACGCCAGGCTAGTATGGGCCGGGATTCAAGAAACTCCTCTTGTAAGGCCAAGTTTGAAAGCTATCTGCCTTATGGTTCGGGGTCAGCATCTGTTGGTTACAGCTCTCAGATTCCGTGCTGTTCCTCATGTCAAAATGTCGAATCTGAACCTTGGACTGAAAGCTTAATTTTTCCTGCACCTTGTTTTGTCGGCGCAGTATTTAGTCTCAGTGTTGCTTCCTAGCCATCTGTGTGTATGTACTCTGCGAGTTGTATATAAGCACTGATTCATGACGTGTTTCTTATATGAAAGTAAATATTATACTCCAAATGTAACTACTGTTTTTTGTTTAGTTAGTAgtccttccttgcatgtgaagatgtcccGTTGTCCTTCAGGTGGCATCAGCAAGGCCAATTTAGTTATTCGTGGGAGTCATTAACCAGTGAATATCGTTTGTACTTGCTCAACTGTAACATCAAATTAACTTTTGGTTTCTGGATTTCCATAATGTCTATGCACCAGAGTTTCTATCACTTGGTTCAACTTGTATCTGAGAAATTTGTGCGGCCCTTCATTTCACACTTAGCATTGTTACATTTCTGGATTTACAGAGTAAATACATCATTTTCTATTTGCAGCATATGTTTATGTTTCAGTGATCCGCGATCCATTTTAGATAGGACTCATTTTATCTCAGGgtcttcctggatttatttcagtggCCCTTGTAGTAATCTTGTTTGGAACATAATTCGATATTAAACTTCCTTGTTTCAGGAAAACGGAAGGATGGGATCAAAATTTAATGCATTGTGGAAAAATGAGTTACTTGCCCTGGGCCAAGATGATAAAGATAAAGCAATCACAGTAAGAAATGATTATCCGAAGCCCCCTATCCCTTGTTTTGAAGTTACTGAGGGTTTTGATTTGGAAAAGGTTGAGGAGGTATGATAACTATCCATCTGTGTGATATTCCTCTCGCCTTATTTTTTCTTTTCCAGTGCTGACTCCTGACATTCTCTCTTTCAGCTTATGCTAGAAAGGGAGATTAAGATCGCCAAGTCCATGGCAAATGACATAATCATCCCAGACCCTGCTCCCAAGGTTTGTGTTACCTTCATTTACATAATTTGATTGATGACTCATTCCATTACATTAGTTATTTTGTTTAACCCTGTAATATTATAGGGTACTTAAGTCTACTGAAACAATATGTTTGTTGTTGTCATATATGAACCTTGGATAGGAACATGTGGATTCGCATGCCTGAACCATGCTAGCTTTAGATCCCCTTACTTTTCCTTCTCTCCTTGTTGGTGCCTCATGTTTGGTTTTATCTTCAGTGTACACCAACTTGCTTGCGTTACAAGGTTTTGTTGTTTCAATTGTTGTCAGCACCTCCATAGACCAAAAGACAGTTTATTTTGTGGTGTTTTTAGTTGGATAACTGACGCCTTTCACCTTTTTCAATTGTGACGGACTCATCTAGTTTGTGGGTGATGCCTTCTTGGACATATATGCCAAATTGGAGCACATCCTTGTAAAGGATAGTGTCCGGTGCTTCCTCCGATTTTTCGAGAACTGTGAAGGCCAGGGCATGTCATCTTATCTTACCATCACCGCACAAACCTTAACCTTCATTGTCGGTTTCAATGCCCTGCGATGTGCAAAAGTCGTATTGGAGGGCATGGCACCTGAGCTCTATGGGATGCACGCCAATCCCAACTGCATAAACAAATATGGATACTTCGTGCTCCATGAAGCTGCTGAAAGGTTCTCTGTTGACATGATCAAGCTGCTTTTATGCCATGGTGCATCAGCCAATGTGCGCACAGTTGGCAATGATGTCATTGAGAATCTACTCCCGCTCCATGTCGCAGTTGAGAATACTTGCCTGCATAAGTATCTGGAGGACAATCTGGAGGACAATCCTTCTCGCAGCCAGAATCATGAGGATTATGTCTACAAGCTTATTCATCTGCTGTGTCTACCTGAAATGGTCTGTTTCACTTCCCTCCCTATATGAATTACTACTTTTGCAGCATGACGTAAAGAGTAACTATGGTTCTGAGTACCGGGCATCCTTTCACCTCAACCTGTCAGAAACCCCTGACAGGTTATAATGAAATTAGTGATACTAAGTACCGGGCATCCTTTCATCTCAACTTGTCAGAGAAAGTAAAGTTTACATTTATTAATCCTTCTTGTCTTGCTTCATGTGCAGTGTATCTTCTTATAGTAAAGGATAAAACTTCATCAATAAAATATACAAAAACTGTTGctagtaattaattttattttctttgccTTGGAGATTGTCCCTAATCCATATTTACTTTGATAGGAGGAAACACATTGATATATAGAAAGATTATTCAACATTGCTTGCTTGCATATGAATGCTGAATGGACTTAGATTATTGTTCCTTGTTGTTTTACAGAAGATCTTCTTGGACACAATTAGACTGCTTGCAGAGAAAACAAATAATCTACTCGAAGAGCTCTGGAATTATATTGAGGATGGAAAAATTATCCAGTCTGctgttctactactggctgctcaaGAGCAGATCCGTGGGGTTAGTTCTTCCAAGATAAATGGCAGTAGTAAGAAAAATGGGTTTGAAATCATCGAGAAGTGTATAACGAGGCATTCATATGCCTTGAGAAACGAGAAAGGTTCACTTGGAATGGCACAGGAGCTTCTGGAGGAAAGGAAGACGCTTAACGATTGTGCATGGCTGCTTGTTGATGTAATTTCCCATGCCGGTGAAGATCTTTCTGCATACATTCAAGCGCATTCTGTGGTAAGGTGTTTTCGGTATATTGCGGCTGCAGTACCTCTGATGCCTTTCACTTAATATTTAATACATGCCCTAGTCTTAGCAAGAAGATAATTTTCACTTCAACTGAAAATAAAAATGTTAGACTTGCTCCGTCTTAGCAAGAAGATAATTCTCACCTCAACTGAAACTAATAATCTATACTTTTTCGAGCCCTTATACCAGATTTGTACTTATTGTGCTAATGTTATCATAAAGCTGCACATTTTACCAGCTGGACAACTATGAATAACATGTCATACCACATGTGGCTCTGCTGAACTGAGTGGTTGACCTGTTGGCCTATCAGTGCAGCTCATGCTAAAAGAAGTGTAGTTTCCTGATAATATGTGTGAGAATGTGTAATTTGTGAATTCTGTTCTTGTTAATTGAAAGAAACTCAAACCCAAGGTGCTACTTAGATTCGGAAAGTTTCCATCCACTTTACATCGGTTTGTTGGTTGAATAGCTGATTCTTGCTGTAATGTTTAGCCTGTCATATAATGCAATGGGATACAAACCCCTCTTATTTCTGAACACTTGGGAAAGGTGATGGCAAAGATAATGAAACAAGAGCAAATAATTGATGAGAGTAATGCCGTTATAATAGCTATTAAATGAAATGTTCTATGTCAAAAGTATTAGTAACAATCAGCCTGTTATTAGTTATCCATATACTCAACCACATCAGATCCCCTGTCTGGTGTGGATGAGTATATGGATAACAAACAAACTATAAGAGCACCTTTTATCTTCATCATCGAACAGACAAACAAACTATAAGAGCACCTTTTGTGCTTTATCTTCTAAGACATTGCTTGATATTATTACATTGTGAAGGAGATTGCTATACGAGTTCATGATAGGTACAACTTTTTTTGCTTTCTGCATTGAATTCACACACTACAAGTAGAAGGAGCATGTTAGCTCCTTTTCCAGTACCATATGCATTTGTGTCATGGAAATGCGAGTCTTACAATGAATACTTAATGCATGCATAAATAGTGAACACATTGGTGACAGAAACACTCTTCTCCATATTAATATTATCTGACATGAGTATAGTGTGAAGTGCCAATTTTGTTTGTTCTTGGCTTCACTTGTTTCTATTTTCTGGTTTTGTCACTGCCTTGTATCATTTTTAGCAGTAAAATTGCCCGTATCAACATCAAGTGTTTGGTTAATGCTGTTGCATGGTGCATGAATACAGAACATGTGCTTTTGTCATTTCTCTCTGTTTATTTACTGGATGTGTGGCAGATAATTTGGTAAAATGAGTACTTCCATATTTTATGGTGGCAGCTGTTTGGCATGACTCCCAGCTCCAAAAATTCTAGGTGCTGGAGCTGGGGTATATTAAAGGCGTTGACATGAGCCTTCTTTATCCATGTTAGACTGAAAATTTATGCTTAAGATACTTTATTTAGCCTAGAAACTCCAGGTCCTCCAAGAAACAGGGGGTTGGAGCTCATTACAGCAACTTGTCGGTGATTCCGGAGGACAGTTCAATGTAGTTCAACAAACACTAGGTGTATGCAGTTCATGACTAACCTTTTTAAGTTTGTCTGCACTTCATTTGGATCATACAGCCTGAAGAAATTGACACCTTtctctttgggaaaccaaaacaaaacaattaAATTGATTTGAAATAGTTGGAATTTGAATAACTGTGATGTGTAGTTAAATATACAGAATTGCGATGCAGTTCTTGACTCGTACCTTTGAAGCGTCTAGATAGATTATAACGTGTAGTTAAATACACAGAACTTGTGGAGGTTAACAGATTTTGCTTTAAGATAGACATGATACACagaacc
This window harbors:
- the LOC119354214 gene encoding uncharacterized protein LOC119354214 gives rise to the protein MGSKFNALWKNELLALGQDDKDKAITVRNDYPKPPIPCFEVTEGFDLEKVEELMLEREIKIAKSMANDIIIPDPAPKFVGDAFLDIYAKLEHILVKDSVRCFLRFFENCEGQGMSSYLTITAQTLTFIVGFNALRCAKVVLEGMAPELYGMHANPNCINKYGYFVLHEAAERFSVDMIKLLLCHGASANVRTVGNDVIENLLPLHVAVENTCLHKYLEDNLEDNPSRSQNHEDYVYKLIHLLCLPEMKIFLDTIRLLAEKTNNLLEELWNYIEDGKIIQSAVLLLAAQEQIRGVSSSKINGSSKKNGFEIIEKCITRHSYALRNEKGSLGMAQELLEERKTLNDCAWLLVDVISHAGEDLSAYIQAHSVVSHVEVFQHVSSILKECGFCPTGDLMDTINLQPYDCRKSNGESCKGLTDANMAVMESAKLNAAEKKAVRKKVGGGWDPTYTKRSFFPYWRSVLQAGVPLKVYPAHASSDPRSRVNHGQLHVSLSNSIANGSTTTPNHKLGRTSPLTSNNQPRRCFVTAATGASRLLKVLK